Proteins encoded within one genomic window of Suricata suricatta isolate VVHF042 chromosome 17, meerkat_22Aug2017_6uvM2_HiC, whole genome shotgun sequence:
- the EIF1 gene encoding eukaryotic translation initiation factor 1 has translation MSAIQNLHSFDPFADASKGDDLLPAGTEDYIHIRIQQRNGRKTLTTVQGIADDYDKKKLVKAFKKKFACNGTVIEHPEYGEVIQLQGDQRKNICQFLVEIGLAKDDQLKVHGF, from the exons ATGTCCGCTATCCAGAACCTCCACTCTTTCG ACCCCTTTGCTGATGCAAGTAAGGGTGATGATCTGCTTCCTGCTGGCACTGAGGATTATATCCATATAAGAATTCAACAGAGAAACGGCAGGAAGACCCTTACTACTGTCCAAGGGATCGCTGATGATTACGATAAAAAGAAACTAGTGAAGGCGTTCAAGAAG AAATTTGCCTGCAATGGTACTGTGATTGAGCACCCAGAGTATGGAGAAGTAATTCAGCTGCAGGGTGACCAGCGCAAGAACATATGCCAGTTCCTGGTAGAG attggACTGGCTAAGGACGACCAGCTGAAGGTTCATGGGTTTTAA